The region AAGTGCTAACTGTTCAACGGAAAAGGTTGGGTTCTGCCTACGGTGCTGCGCACATGTATAATATACCCTAGTCAGCCGTTTTCGCTGGAGGCCTCTTTTTAGCATTTTAACAAATAAAAGAAATATAATCAGAATAATAGATGTCGCACCAATTCCTGTTGTATTTTCTGGGCCTAACATATCCATAACACACCCTATTAATGTTAATCCAAAAACAAATGAGCAGAAGCCACCTATTGCAATTTGTATTAAGCCAATGACATTGTTATTATAAACCTTTCTATTTACCATCTTTTTCCGAAACAATTTATATTCCTCCTGCCTTAATCATGCTCATCTCCATTGCTCTCTTTTTTATGAGAACCATAATATCATCAATTAATTTTCCCGCTGCTCCGGCCGATTCTTCCGCATTACTTTCTATCAGTTGCTGAAGCTCTATAAGCTTAACAGCAATCACATCATCAGTTGCTACTGTTACCGATACATCACAAAAACGAATTCCATCATAAAGCTTGTTAAGTTTCTGAACCAGCGTACCATTTCTATTGATATTCTGGATGACAACAACCGTATTTAATAACCCCTGCATCTTATTAACCGAATCTAAGACATATTCATTCACCTTACCCACGTGAAGGCTAAAATTATACAATAACAGAATGGTAATCAGATACGCAGCAAATAATACAATTTGAATTGAAAGTAAATATTTTGCGCCTCCTCTGATAACTACCATATAAAGGATTGAAATAGCAATGGATAAGATGGTATAAAATCCAATGGCACTATACATTCCGGGATATAAAACAATAAACTTCTGATTTCCTCTCCCTCTCTGCATAAAAAGAAGTCCATTCATAAGTATCAATTCTGCTGCTATAATGAAAGCAAATCCTAACCAATCGATCAATACTCTTTTCTCAGTCAGTATGAAAAACAATACAATCGTAGTCAAAATAAGGATTAAGCTAATCATACCTATCATATTTCTATTCTGAGTTTTCATCCCATTTCCCCCTTAACTTAGTTTTTCTCCACATTCCGGACAGAATTTAGGGCTGCCTTCAATTACAGTTTCACATTTTGGACATTTCTTTACTAAAGGAGTACCACATTCTGGGCAGAATTTATGCTTTTTACTATGAACAAGATTACCGCATCCCGGACAAGGAATCGGTAATTCGTATCCGCAGGAAGAGCAATTGGTTGCACCATCCGGTATATCTGCTTTACAGTTAGGACATGGGTTGTATCTATTTCCGCATTCCGGACAGAATTTCGTATTTGCGGAATAAAACGCCCCACAATTATCACATTTTATCGTATTACTATTCTCAGATTCCGTTTTACTAGTATCATTCCCACAAGAAGGGCAAAAACGAGTACCTGCCTCAATCGCCGCATGGCACTTTACACACTCCTTCTTATTACCACCTTTTGTATTCAATGCATTTGAAACAGAGCCAAACTGGGTACCGATTGCATTTCCCACATTGATCCCCATTCCTAATCCCATCCCGGCACCCATAATACCGGATGAAACTCCACCTTGGTTACTTGCTGCACTCTCTAACGTATCGAAGGAACGCTGCTGTTGATAATCATAACCTATAATATTCATTTCAGCGCGCTTGGCCAAAGCATCCTTTAGCTTCTTTACTGCTGTATCCTCCTCTGGTACATTAATATCATTTACATAGAAATTTGTTAAACCAATACCGTACTCATCCATAGTCGGCTTGATCCGCTCTACTATATAATTTGACATTTCATCAAGATATGCATTGATTTCCAATACACTTATCTTCTTCTGAATGAGATAGGAAGAAATGGTATCTTTCGCCATTGTCAGATACAGTCCTCTAAAATACTGCAAAATGTTATTATCGTCAAACACATTTAATGTTCCCACTAATTTTATCAAGAACTTCTTAGAATCTTCTATACGGATACCAAATTGCCCATAGGAACGAACCGGTATAAAAATCCCATATTTAGGATCCTGTATCTGTATTGGAGATGTTGTACCCCATTTAATGTTCAAAGAGTAAACCTTATTTACATACCATACTTCAGCACTAAAAGGAGACCTTCGTCCGAAGGGGAGATTAATAATATTATTTAATAAAGGTATATTTGCAGTTTCTAGTGTATGCCTTCCACCTCCGAAAACATCTAATGCCTTACCACCTTTAAACAGAACAGCTTCCTGCGATTCATTTACAATTAATTGCGTCCAGGTTCCTAATTCATTATTTGGATACTTCCATGCAAACACATTCGGTGCTCCATCATATTTAACTACTTCAACGATTGCCATATATCATTTCCCCCATATGTAGTAATAATAAATTTATTGTTGTTATCCTAAATTGTATATTAATATTATGTGTGTTAT is a window of Lachnoclostridium phytofermentans ISDg DNA encoding:
- a CDS encoding SPFH domain-containing protein, encoding MAIVEVVKYDGAPNVFAWKYPNNELGTWTQLIVNESQEAVLFKGGKALDVFGGGRHTLETANIPLLNNIINLPFGRRSPFSAEVWYVNKVYSLNIKWGTTSPIQIQDPKYGIFIPVRSYGQFGIRIEDSKKFLIKLVGTLNVFDDNNILQYFRGLYLTMAKDTISSYLIQKKISVLEINAYLDEMSNYIVERIKPTMDEYGIGLTNFYVNDINVPEEDTAVKKLKDALAKRAEMNIIGYDYQQQRSFDTLESAASNQGGVSSGIMGAGMGLGMGINVGNAIGTQFGSVSNALNTKGGNKKECVKCHAAIEAGTRFCPSCGNDTSKTESENSNTIKCDNCGAFYSANTKFCPECGNRYNPCPNCKADIPDGATNCSSCGYELPIPCPGCGNLVHSKKHKFCPECGTPLVKKCPKCETVIEGSPKFCPECGEKLS